A DNA window from Vigna angularis cultivar LongXiaoDou No.4 chromosome 1, ASM1680809v1, whole genome shotgun sequence contains the following coding sequences:
- the LOC108342114 gene encoding phytanoyl-CoA dioxygenase: MTKLSSEQLQFFNSQGYLVIESFASGDEIESMMKTMEQLVDKFDYSSTASIFSTKNQQQLTDDYFFDSVERVSFFFEEKAFGDDGNLKQPKQLSINKVGHALHEIEPAFKKFSSSEKISSLMYSLGYKRPVVMQSMYIFKQPGIGGEVVPHQDNSFLYTEPQTCTGLWLALEDANTLNGCLWAIPGSHKNGLVRRFLRDEDGVKFDRPSPSYDKKDFVPIEVKAGSMVVIHGDLIHQSFENQSPKSRHAYSLHVVDTVGCTWAPENWMRRKVEPEPLFVS, encoded by the exons ATGACCAAGCTTAGTTCCGAGCAGCTTCAATTCTTCAACTCTCAAG GTTATCTTGTGATTGAATCGTTTGCAAGTGGCGATGAGATCGAGTCCATGATGAAGACGATGGAGCAGTTGGTGGATAAGTTTGATTATTCTTCCACCGCTTCTATTTTCTCCACCAAGAACCAG CAACAGTTGACTGATGATTACTTTTTCGATAGCGTGGAAagggtttcttttttctttgagG AAAAAGCATTTGGTGATGATGGCAATCTAAAGCAGCCGAAGCAACTCTCTATTAATAAAGTTGGCCACG CTCTTCACGAGATTGAACCGGCATTCAAgaagttttcttcttctgagAAAATTTCAAGTTTGATGTACTCCTTAGGTTACAAGAGGCCTGTAGTCATGCAGTCTATGTATATATTTAAG CAACCAGGCATTGGGGGTGAAGTAGTGCCACACCAGGATAACTCGTTTCTTTATACTGAACCACAAACGTGCACAGGGTTGTGGTTGGCCCTAGAAGATGCAAATACATTAAATGGTTGCCTTTGGGCGATTCCTGGATCTCACAAAA ACGGGCTTGTTAGAAGGTTCTTGAGAGATGAAGATGGTGTCAAATTCGATCGACCATCACCatcttatgataaaaaagattTTGTTCCTATTGAAGTAAAAGCTGGTTCTATGGTTGTCATCCATGGTGATCTTATCCACCAAAG CTTTGAAAACCAGTCTCCAAAATCAAGACATGCCTACAGCTTGCATGTGGTGGACACCGTGGGCTGCACATGGGCACCAGAAAATTG GATGAGACGAAAAGTGGAGCCTGAACCTCTCTTTGTGAGCTGA
- the LOC108342465 gene encoding 10 kDa chaperonin, mitochondrial: MAKRLIPTFNRILVEKIVPPSKTSAGILLPEKSSQLNSGKVIAVGPGSRDKAGNFIPVSVKEGDRVLLPEYGGTQIKLDDKEFHLFRDEDILGILHE; encoded by the exons ATGGCAAAGCGTTTGATTCCCACCTTCAATCGCATTCTCGTAGAGAAAATTGTTCCTCCTTCCAAGACCAGCGCTGGCATTCTTCTCCCTGAGAAGTCCTCCCAG CTTAATTCCGGTAAGGTGATAGCGGTTGGTCCCGGATCACGAGACAAGGCAGGGAACTTCATCCCGGTGTCCGTCAAGGAAGGGGACCGTGTTCTCTTGCCTGAGTACGGTGGCACGCAAATCAAGCTCGACGACAAAGA GTTCCATTTGTTTAGGGATGAGGACATATTGGGCATTCTGCATGAATGA
- the LOC108343224 gene encoding protein ESMERALDA 1, protein MHPYNRLPSSGHSTPSPPPSPLRSPRLRHGRSKTGRFSPNRGGGRTAAQRLSWMFLSVLLRRQGVFLFAPLIYISGMLLYMGTASFDVVPVIKHRPAPGSVYRSPQLYAKLHLEMDSDNSSVDAISTIWKTPYKGGEWKPCVDRSCEVLPESNGYIYVEANGGLNQQRTSVCNAVAVAGYLNATLVIPNFHYHSIWKDPSKFRDIYDEEFFVNILKNDVRVVDKIPEYLMERFGSNMTNVHNFRIKAWSSIQYYRDVVLPKLLEEKVIRISPFANRLSFDAPPVVQRLRCLANYEALRFSSTILSIGEALVERMRKHSAINGGKYVSVHLRFEEDMVAFSCCVFDGGKQEREDMIAARERGWKGKFTKPGRVIRPGAIRINGKCPLTPLEVGLMLRGMGFTKNTSIFLASGKIYNSEKTMAPLREMFPNLHSKETLASEEELAPFKSYSSRMAAIDYTVCLHSEVFVTTQGGNFPHFLLGHRRYLYGGHAKTIKPDKRKLALLFDNPNIGWKSLKRQLLSMRSHSDSKGVELKRPNDSIYSFPCPDCMCRANKTDDSRSSSAT, encoded by the exons ATGCACCCGTACAATCGGCTACCGAGCAGCGGGCACTCGacgccgtcgccgccgccgtcgccgctCCGGTCGCCGAGGCTCCGCCACGGGCGGTCCAAGACCGGGCGGTTCTCTCCAAACCGGGGGGGCGGTCGGACTGCCGCGCAGCGGCTCAGCTGGATGTTTCTATCCGTCCTGCTCCGACGACAAGGCGTTTTCCTCTTCGCTCCTCTCATATACATCTCTGGCATGCTGCTTTACATGGGAACCGCTTCCTTCGACGTCGTTCCGGTCATAAAGCACCGTCCCGCGCCCGGCTCTGTTTACCGTAGCCCTCAGTTGTACGCCAAGCTTCACCTCGAAATGGATTCTGACAATTCCTCCGTCGATGCG ATATCAACAATATGGAAGACTCCCTACAAAGGTGGTGAGTGGAAACCATGTGTGGACCGATCTTGTGAAG TCCTACCTGAATCAAATGGATACATATACGTGGAGGCTAATGGTGGCTTAAATCAGCAGAGGACATCC GTATGCAATGCTGTTGCAGTGGCTGGCTATCTCAATGCTACGCTTGTAATCCCCAACTTTCATTATCATAGCATATGGAAAGACCCTAG CAAATTCAGGGACATTTATGATGAAGAATTTTTTGTGAATATCTTGAAAAATGATGTGCGGGTGGTTGACAAGATTCCTGAATACCTAATGGAAAGATTTGGCAGCAACATGACAAACGTTCACAATTTCAGGATCAAGGCCTGGTCATCTATTCAGTATTACAGAGATGTGGTACTCCCTAAGTTACTTGAAGAGAA GGTTATAAGGATTTCACCATTTGCAAATAGATTGTCATTTGATGCTCCTCCAGTTGTCCAGCGGCTTAGATGCTTAGCAAATTATGAGGCTTTACGGTTTTCAAGTACTATATTGTCCATAGGTGAAGCTTTGGTTGAAAGAATGAGAAAACACAGTGCCATTAATGGTGGTAAATATGTATCCGTACATCTTCGTTTTGAAGAG GATATGGTTGCTTTCTCTTGTTGTGTTTTCGATGGTGGAAAACAGGAGAGAGAAGACATGATTGCAGCTAGAGAGAGAGGTTGGAAAGGGAAATTTACAAAACCTGGACGAGTTATACGTCCAGGAGCAATCAGGATCAATGGGAAGTGTCCCCTTACCCCCTTAGAG GTTGGCCTTATGCTGAGGGGAATGGGTTTCACGAAGAACACTTCTATCTTTTTAGCATCTGGGAAAATATATAATTCGGAGAAAACTATGGCCCCGCTGCGCGAAATGTTTCCTAATTTACATTCTAAGGAGACCCTGGCTTCTGAAGAGGAGCTTGCTCCCTTTAAG AGTTATTCTTCCAGGATGGCTGCTATAGATTACACTGTTTGTCTTCACAGTGAGGTGTTTGTCACAACTCAGGGGGGCAACTTCCCTCATTTTCTGCTGGGTCACAGGAGATACTTGTATGGTGGACATGCTAAGACCATTAAACCTGATAAGCGGAAGTTGGCATTACTGTTTGATAATCCCAATATAGG ATGGAAAAGTCTTAAGCGACAACTGCTGAGCATGAGGTCACATAGTGATTCGAAGGGGGTTGAACTCAAAAGACCAAATGATTCTATATACAGCTTTCCGTGCCCAGATTGTATGTGCCGTGCCAATAAAACTGATGATTCAAGATCTTCATCGGCAACTTGA
- the LOC108342402 gene encoding WUSCHEL-related homeobox 6, with the protein MSDSYASTFHSPTPNVTHATPKITTLCSIAQPYCICTHCNHILSFNHHVGNAAEEGTNNTGSHVQSQQSTRWSPTPVQLLVLEELYRQGTKTPSAEQIQQIASQLRQFGKIEGKNVFYWFQNHKARERQKRRRREMEENNAASSSEGLKETGCGVKETKKWASTSNCSRHAEESAALDIAEKGSNGWTQFEERGIQVLRRNISERRLQLQDNMEMPCFPPTTMAALATSHRTLSTQLLIPQSYNRESLNYYDGENADPRTLDLFPHKNDDQDGICLAERKSMFCASASMDTDITSSQFFEFLPLRN; encoded by the exons ATGTCGGATTCTTATGCTAGTACCTTTCACTCTCCCACTCCAAACGTCACCCATGCAACCCCCAAAATCACCACATTGTGCTCAATAGCTCAACCTTATTGTATTTGCACTCACTGTAACCACATCCTCTCCTTCAACCACCATGTTG GTAATGCAGCAGAGGAAGGGACAAATAACACAGGGTCCCATGTTCAGTCCCAGCAAAGCACAAGGTGGAGTCCAACGCCAGTTCAGTTACTGGTCCTTGAGGAATTGTATAGGCAAGGCACTAAAACACCATCAGCTGAACAGATTCAGCAAATAGCTTCACAGTTGCGGCAGTTTGGGAAGATTGAAGGGAAGAACGTGTTCTACTGGTTCCAGAATCACAAGGCGAGAGAGAGACAGAAGAGGCGCCGCAGGGAGATGGAGGAAAATAATGCTGCTTCTTCTAGCGAAG GGTTGAAAGAGACAGGTTGTGGAGTTAAAGAGACAAAGAAGTGGGCATCCACTTCAAACTGCAGTCGACATGCAGAG GAATCTGCCGCACTGGATATAGCAGAAAAGGGCTCTAATGGGTGGACTCAGTTTGAGGAGAGAGGCATACAAGTTTTGAGGAGAAACATATCAGAAAGAAGGTTGCAATTGCAAGATAACATGGAAATGCCTTGTTTCCCTCCCACTACTATGGCAGCTCTCGCAACCTCACACAGAACACTTAGCACACAACTTTTAATCCCTCAAAGTTATAACAGAGAAAGTTTAAACTACTATGATGGAGAAAATGCAGATCCTCGAACCCTCGACCTATTTCCACATAAGAATGATGACCAAGATGGCATTTGTCTTGCTGAGAGGAAATCCATGTTCTGTGCCAGTGCTTCTATGGACACTGATATCACCTCCAGCCAGTTTTTTGAGTTTCTTCCTTTAAGAAACTGA